The segment CAAACGGCGCCATCCAGCCAAAATAACGTCCGACCTCGGCCGTATCGATCGCGCGGACCGGAAGGCCCGTGCCCTTGCCGATCGCCTCTGCAATCGCGCGTGCACCCACGCCTTCTTCGACCGATGCGTGATAGCGCGCGCCAGGCTGACCCCGTTCCAGCGCCAGGACATAGAGCCTGGCGACATCGCCGATGTGCGCCGCAGCCCAGCGTGTCGTCCCCTCGCCAAGATAGGCGATCGCGCCGGTGCGTCGCGCCTCGGCGATCAGCGGCGTGATCAGCCCGGCCCGGGTGGTGTCGTGCACCTGCGGCAGGCGGATCGTCCGCACGTCGATCCGCTGCGCCGTCAGCGCCGCGCCCGCGAGTTCCGTCGCGATCCGCGGGTTTGCATGCAGGGGGTTGAGGATATCCTCGGTCGCCGGTCCGCCGTCCCGTGGAGTGCCGCTGCCGACGCCCGAGGTGATCAGGATCGGCTTGGTCGTACCGGCGAGCGCCTTGCCCATCGCGGCGATATTGCGCGCGTCCTTCCGGGTGTTTTCGATGAAGTCCGCGAAATTGTGGTCGAACGCGCAGTGGATGACCGCGTCGGCCGTTGCCGCTCCGCGGGCGAGCGTTTCGGGCGACTCAAGCTCCCCTCGATGCACCTCGGCACCTGCCGCTTCCAGCTGCTGTGCTCCCGCTTCCGACCGCGTCAGGCCGAGCACCTGATGGCCATGCGCGAGCAGTTCGGGGATGATATGGGAACCGATAAATCCGGTTGCACCGGTGAGAAACACGCGCATGGAAATTCTCCTTCCGGCCGACCTATCCCGCACCCGAGGAGCCTGTTAAAGTAGTGAGGTTATCCTAGTATAGCCTTCAACAGGATCTGCTATGGCAAGCAATGTGCCCAGCCCGCTCGGGGCCTATCTGCGGGATCGCCGCATCCGCCTCGATCCTGCGGCCTTCGGGTTCACCAGTGGCCGGCGCCGCACGCCGGGGCTGCGCCGCGAGGAAGTGGCGAGCCGCGCCAATATCAGCACGACCTGGTATACCTGGCTGGAGCAGGGTCGTGGCGGCGCGCCGTCCGCCGATGTGCTGGACCGCATTGCCAAGGGCCTGATGCTGACCGAGCCCGAGCGCGAGCATATCTACATGCTCGGCCTGGGGCATCCGCCGGAGACGCGATACCAGCTGATCGACGGCATTTCGCCGCGGCTGCAGCGCGTACTCGACGGCATGGTGCTGAGCCCCGCGATCATCAAAACCGCGACGTGGGACGTGGTCGGCTGGAATCGCGCGGCGACGGTGCTGCTGACCGATTATGCGCGGCTGCCGCGAGAGAACCGCAACATCCTGCGGTTGATCTTCGGCAGCGATCACGTTCGTGCGCGAAACGCCGATTTCGACAGCATGGCGCGCTTCGTCGTCGGTGCCTTCCGCGCAGACGTAGCGCGCGCAGGCGCCAGCGGGAGCGCCGAAGTCGCCGAGCTGGTGAGCGAGCTGTGCCGTATCAGTCCACTGTTCGAGGCGCTCTGGCAGGATAACAACGTGGTTGGGCACGGCGAAGGCGTGAAGCGGATCCATCATCCGGACGCGGGGTTGCTGGCGATGGAATTCTCCTCCTTCGCGGTCGAGGGACGGCCCGAACTCGGCATGATCATCTATAACCCGGCCTCGGCGGCGGACGCAGCGCGGCTGCGCGCACTGCTCGACGCGCACCGGGGCTGACCGATCGGGGAGAACCGCGAGCGTCTCCGCTGCGGCGCTATCGCAGGGCCAATGCCGGTTCATGGATGCGGCATCCAGGGGCCTGGCGCCTTTCGGGTAAGGTGGGCCGTACCTCCAGTCCGGCAGCCGATCCATCCACACCACGCCCGGCCCCCCGCAGCGATCAACGGCAGCAGCAGCCTTGCCCAGCCGAGATGGGTTGGCCAGGCATCGGGAGAGACGAAGATCTCGATCACCGTCGTCATCGCGAGCAGGGCCAGCGCGGCGGGGCGGGTGAACAGGCCGAACGCCAGCAACAGGGAAACAGGTGCTTCGAATAGGTCGCGAGATGCGCGGCGACAACCGGGGAGGCCAGCGGGCGCGCATCATCGGTGCGAAACAGCGCATAGGTTGATTGGTGATCGTTAACCATCCCTCAACCTTGGTCCGACCTGACAGGAAGAAGATGGCGGCAATACCGAGCCAGGCAGCGGGCAGCAGCAGCGGCGGCGGCAGCAAGCGCGCGGCCCGCTCGCCCGCCCGAGCATAAATGGATGCGAAAGCGTGCACGGGTCGCGGTTACAAACCTGCGTCGCCGAGGATCGCTATTTCTTTCGCCCGTCGCCTCTGTAACCTGCTGCCGTTCGCGCACGTACGCCTGACGAGGAGTGGGAATGCGGCACAGCGAAGCAGGGCTACGAGCGTTGATGGCGGCGGGACTGGACGGCGACGCCGCGGCGCACGCGGCGCTGCTGCGTGCGCTGGTACCGCTGCTGCGCCGCTTCTTTCGCCGACGGATGCGGGGGGATGAGGATATCGAGGATCTCGTGCAGGAAACGCTGATTGCCATTCACGCCAAGCGCGGCACCTATGATCGCGATCGCCCCTTCACCGCCTGGCTATATGCCGTTGCCCGCTATCGGCTGATCGACCATCTCCGCAAGCGCCGGATTTCGGTGCCGATCGAGGAGGTGGAGGCGATCCTGATCACCGAAGGCTTCGAAGGGCCGGTGACGGCGCGCATCGATGTCGATCGGCTGCTTTCGGGCCTGCCGGGCAAACAGGCCCGCGCCATTCGCGATACGCGCCTGGAAGGCCTGAGCGTCGCGGAAGCGGCCGAGGGTGCGCGGATCGGCCAGTCCGACGTGAAGGTCTCGGTGCATCGCGGGCTGAAGGAGCTTGCGGCCCGGCTGCGAGGGCAACGATAATGTCGCGCGAACCCGAGATTGACGGCACCGAGCAGCTTATCGCGGCGCTCGCGACAAACGTACCGCCCGTGCCGACCCGCTTTATCGGCCGTCGCAT is part of the Sphingomonas sp. genome and harbors:
- a CDS encoding SDR family oxidoreductase, producing MRVFLTGATGFIGSHIIPELLAHGHQVLGLTRSEAGAQQLEAAGAEVHRGELESPETLARGAATADAVIHCAFDHNFADFIENTRKDARNIAAMGKALAGTTKPILITSGVGSGTPRDGGPATEDILNPLHANPRIATELAGAALTAQRIDVRTIRLPQVHDTTRAGLITPLIAEARRTGAIAYLGEGTTRWAAAHIGDVARLYVLALERGQPGARYHASVEEGVGARAIAEAIGKGTGLPVRAIDTAEVGRYFGWMAPFAGLDMIASSAWTRERLGWRPEGPDLLTDLAAMRFSDASAA
- a CDS encoding helix-turn-helix transcriptional regulator, producing MASNVPSPLGAYLRDRRIRLDPAAFGFTSGRRRTPGLRREEVASRANISTTWYTWLEQGRGGAPSADVLDRIAKGLMLTEPEREHIYMLGLGHPPETRYQLIDGISPRLQRVLDGMVLSPAIIKTATWDVVGWNRAATVLLTDYARLPRENRNILRLIFGSDHVRARNADFDSMARFVVGAFRADVARAGASGSAEVAELVSELCRISPLFEALWQDNNVVGHGEGVKRIHHPDAGLLAMEFSSFAVEGRPELGMIIYNPASAADAARLRALLDAHRG
- a CDS encoding sigma-70 family RNA polymerase sigma factor; protein product: MRHSEAGLRALMAAGLDGDAAAHAALLRALVPLLRRFFRRRMRGDEDIEDLVQETLIAIHAKRGTYDRDRPFTAWLYAVARYRLIDHLRKRRISVPIEEVEAILITEGFEGPVTARIDVDRLLSGLPGKQARAIRDTRLEGLSVAEAAEGARIGQSDVKVSVHRGLKELAARLRGQR